The DNA region aatctttaatggcccatcatgtatacttgtaatgtaatcttcccatgtatttgtgatgtatgcttgttatgtttactactgagtgtttgaattttgtagttattttacatgcagttaaaccttaggcccgttcgagagttgtggcatataactcttgaattgtccaaagtggacagtttgagattctatcatctatatggcatatatacttagttataactcctgtgttagttaatttaaattttggtttagcatttttctacattcttcgagtatgtagttcataagtttctcggctcatgaatagggtcaacgacttatcgtgactagcatacttggagaattgtagggaaatgctgtcgaaatttttactaacatacgagttttagactgagtatatatgcgatatagatgatagtctctcgaatgagataggaccaactaccttaaaagtacagggtaattaaacacatgtattgtaatagttgaatgatagtgtttatcccatgattgtggttttcctttatagatggataaaagttggatgttgttgggagatagacttggtcgagactataagcaatatgcacaaggggtgaagtctttcttagaatttgcttgtgcgagtgttgatagtcgaggatttataagatgcccatgtaagaagtgcaaaaaccttagttcttataatatgacggctgtggaggatcatttattcgtaaatggaattgatggtaaatattcacattgggttttacatggagaaccatttccccaaggagttagatttggcagtcacaccaaccagatggatgaatgtaacgagatcgacacggaggacataaatgttgatatttctgatgatggttatgataatggagaagatatgactgaaatgttaggagatcttggcgcaggcatatttggtgccagggttggagaaggaacatctacccagTCATTTGGGGGAAATGAAGACTTATAATATGAcggtgtctgcatagaaaaagtaaggaaagtgggtaaaattaaagttgatatatctgatgatcacactggtggctctggggattcggcagcttggcttgcttcttatgttggtacacttactcgcacgtatgcaccgatggctacatcatcctgggctaaagttccccaagatgtgaaagaccacatcaaaaatcgttgtctggtaataagttactttgtataacatttttatttaaatgcgaatgtttgaaattatactaattgtttataattttttgaaggacgagtttgaactaaattttggtcggcgggaggatcgactaacgattgaagaactcatgtcgaatgcatttcggaggtacagaggtcgatgccatgcacactaccagaagttcagtactacgatagaggcgcgtcaaaattcattccaagcaatgccaccaaacgaatgggagaaagtttgtgatctgtttaaAGATCCTGCTTATTAGGTAATTTCGatactatcttttttttaataatatataatagatgtattaaataaaaattataattcttttttttagaaacggagtacagtgaacaaaacaaatagatcaaatttaacgatacaccatcacgcgggttctcgatcttttcatcgcttgtaaaaaaaaatggttagttcttattgtctccaataaatcttaatatatacacttttttcgtataaattatgatattaattttcattttgcagcaagaagaaaatcctactgattatgatttgacccaattgtatgctaaagcacataaaaatcgtgatggtgtttggagcaatcctgaggcagaggcaaattatgtaagtttaagtttatttaatttcattgtctaaatatatttttgttacatatactaattttaatgtttttctttttccaggacaagatgatatctcttaaagacactgttgcggatccatctgatgaatcatctgtcaacgatgctcaaatcttttctcaagttcttggatcacgttctggatatttgaggggcttaggacattgcgtgaagccatcctcaacatcttcatcatcttctaaagccagatcgaatgacgacaacactaaaaaattagaggaagctgcacttgagatagaacgattgagatcgaaggaaaaagagttgttgacccgattagatcaagcagcagatttagaagcaaggttagaagagaggctacaattaaataaccaaaaaatgtttgaacaatttcaattaatgatgtcccaaaaccctataccaccaccaccacgactacaatcataattcatttggtttttttttttaatagcctttaatatttacgatgtttgtaaacatttgaacaattgatatatatagattacaatttgtattagtatcaatttcattttgtttgatcaatgttgtttgaatggtaaattaccatttatgcatacattcgaacaaaaacatatccattcgaaccaataaatccccattcgaacaaaaatatacccattcgaacttaccgggaaatacaatccatgcgttcgttcgaacaactaaatactcattcgaataaattcatttctaaaagtccgttcgaacagaagatttctgtaaatagattatttgttcgaacagttaatatttttcttcgaactaaaGTCGCTTACGAACTTTTTGTTCGAATAGATTAtttggtcagatatggttattggttcgaattaacatttcatgttgttcgaacaaaaatatttccgttcgaacttgattctgagacgacatttttttgtctcagaaaaaatttcccgttcgaacggtttcgaccggttccgcccaatttcgtccctaaaaatacttttcagaaACGAAAATTCcgaaaactttctgagacagcctttttgagacaaaatagagacgaaattttttcgtctcccaaaacttttagggacgaaatttccattttttgagacatcatatctcttgtagtgttatttggttatttggttattaatttattgtattttaccCTGATTGAGATTTGTGGCTTGTGCCTTTTCTTAGGAATAACACATCACGAACAACAAATTTGTAATCAGCCACCTCATTACAAATACCATTCACCATATTTTAGGAAAAGCACAACGACAGTGAGTGAGACTACTATATGAAAAACTCTTTTCCTTTATTACCTATagaaaattaagataaaaatctaaactatagtaatgtttttaaaatggaAAAAGGGATGTCTTCCCTGCCCGTGGTTGGAGCACCATTAGGGCATCACATGGCAGCTGGTCACCATGGTGGCCAAACACGCCCATTATGGTGGCTGAACCACCAAGGGATGATCAAATATGGCCACCCCATGGTTGCCTAAGCTTGGCCACAACATCTTAACATGACCGAATGAACTTGTTAAAAtcagaaaataaaatgttcaTTAAgtcgattatatatatagggtgtTTGTGATCTAAAGATCAATCCGTTTTATTTCATAGCTTCAAACACTTACATCGACTGTtcaattgatattttaaatCCTTTAATTGTACAATTAGAAATGAGCAGCCTACAACATCACCAAAAACCAACAATCTAAGTACACTTACCCTAATTTTAGACTTGATTCTTATTCCTAGTCTAGACTTCTTGGAGGCATCTGTGCATTGGTTTTGGCAACACTGGTAGAGGGAAATGGGTTAGGAGGCAtggttaatttattttctactcCTTCCAACATTTAATCACAACTTTCATGGAAGGACGATCCAATGGGTGCCATTGGATACACCAGAGCCCCACAATCGCAAGTTTCTTCACAATTTGAGCTTCTTCATAATCCTCAATAAAGACTTGTAGGTCTTCTATACTGTGTAACTTTCTTTTTCTACCTGGCCAgtgaaaataagaataattttttacttggtatattattatattacatGGGTAATTTTTTATGTCCAAAGTAAGATTTGACCAACAACTTGGGCTGGCCAGGCTCTCATATCCCAATGGCCAGAGATACCATGCCGTTTGATCAAACGCTACCTAATTATAATTACCAGTCCACATAATTTAGTGTAATTTGGCACTTCTCACACGCATGTTGACATTGACAGTGCCATCAACTTACTTCTCCTGGCAATTTCTTTGCATGAAGTAGGTGCTTAAGCAGTTGCGTATACCATTCTATTGTTTGCCCACAGCTTTGCTTGCCTTGGAAACTaataccctctctctctctgatctctcccTGATCATATCCTGATATCCCAATGGGAAGAGGAATTCCATTCCCTGCACGCCTCACGCTCCTCGTTGCTCTACTCCTACTCCATCGAATTTGCAGCGCCAAGGATACTCATCACTGCGCTCCTTCCTCCTGTGGCGATATTTGCAACATAAGTTATCCATTTCGATTGAAAGACGATCCACCAAACTGCGGTGACTTTAGGTACAACCTCTCATGTGAGAACAATCGAACGGTGTTACGTTTCTTCCCCGGATCAGAATTCTATGTGAAGGAAATCGATTACGATAACTTTACCATCCGAGTCGTAGACGGTGGAGTTGGAGATCATCATCAGGATAATCACTCCTCCAATATCCCTCGTTATTTTCTAACCCGTGGTAATTTCAGTGATGGGGGTCCCTATGACACACTTTTTCCATATAGCTCAAGTTCATCTCACTTTATATCAAATGACGTGGCTTTCATGCGCTGTGAAAAGCCAGTGAAATCACCTGGGTATTTGAACATTTCTGCTTGTTTTGACACTAATGGGGTATATTCTTCCAACAATTCCAAGaggtatagatatatatatttttcgatAGCCTGACATATGGGGATGTGAAGGAATCATGCCAAGTAGAGCAAATGTATCTATCACCAGTATGGCCATTTCGATACAGTCGGTTCACAAGAAATATCTCCTTCTCCTGCACAGATTTGGAACAAGTATTGGCATTTGGGTTTGAAGTTTCATGGTACCGAGTTTATTGCGGCAGCTGTGGAAGGCGTGTCAGATGCTATGTCGATGAGGAGAAAAACTTTCATTGTCGTCGATCAAATGGTGCGTATAAGacctataaataaaaaaataaattaaattgtaCTTCCAATTCCTAATTTACTATcttgcacacacacacatatatatatatatatatataagattaatgctaATTAATACAGCCTTAAAATGTGCTTGCAAGTCTCGCTTTTTCTGCAAAAATTGTACGGAATTTACAAACTCTaggactataaatattattatatatgtatatctatatatcaataatatttataataaaatgaattcatttattagtctaatttctaattaagtttttaagggattaatttcATTGTCAACGCAGGATTTATTGATTTCCTATATGAAATATACTACAAAGGTAAGGTTTCAATCTCAAAATCATTGTTCAAAGGGTTGGTGTACGTACGTGCCCGGCCATGATGACACAAGTAGTAAAATAAGTATAACCGTACATGTGCTTTGACATTCATTGATATCAAATTTTTAGGCTCATTTTGGGATTTTAGAAACAATTAGGAAAATGCAAGAAACACCTATATATGCATTATTAACAAAAGCGCAAGTTGCAATTTACATGATTTGATGACTGATATTAAATAGAAATTGCAGCTTATGCTTTCAATTTTGAGGGTTAAGTACATTTTtccacttttaaaaatatttcagtaACCTATATtaattgacatttttttttttttttttggttttgttttgatattgTAGCAACGGACAAACTTGAAGATACGATCATTAGTAAGAACCTATATCTCTCCTTTGTAtttcttcatttattatttttttcgttGCATTATATCATCTATTTAATACGTAAAATATTGAGAATAGTTAAGAGAGGATAATGAAGATTATTGGgtccttcttttctctctagAGAAAAAGTAAGGTTAAGTCCTCTTGCTCATGCAAGAGTGTAAGTCTCTCATTGTCTGAGAGTTTTGAGAGGAGGGAGGAGGTTGATAATGGAGGTGGATGAGTTGACAAAGCGATGGGAAAAGTTAAACCTGTCAAAGGAAGAGAGTAAGGTGTTCCATGTCCAAAATGAGGGTGCTAAGGAGGGCAGTATTCGTGGGAAACACTGTATCATTGCCAAGGTTCTGTCTGAAAAAGGAGTGAATAATGAAGCCTTCAGGACTACAATGTCACAAGTTTGGAGGTTAGAAGGCTGGGTGAGGTTTAAGGATTTGGGTGACTTGAGTTTCTTAATAGAGTTTCAATGGTTGTCTGATAAGGAAAAAGTTTTAAGTGGCCGTCCTTGGTTTTTTGATAGACACCTTTTGACTACGTTAGAAGTTGATGAATCTGTCTCCATAGTTGGCTTACAATTTAATTATGAACCTTTTTGGGTTCAACTTCATAACTTGCCCCTGGCAGCTATGACAGAAGTGGTGGGTGAGGAGTTTGGTTCCTCAATTGGCCCTGTTATTCGTGTGGAGGCTGAGTCTGATGGTTTGGCATGGGGGAGATGTCTTCGAGTTAGAGTTGCTGTAGATCTTCACAAGCCTTTACTGAGGGGAAGATGGCTGCAATTTGAGGATCATCAGTACTGGatttctttcaaatatgaaaggctTCAGAGTTTTTGTTTCAACTGTGGGGTGCTGTTTCATAAGGGGAGGGGATGCTCAAGGCAGAGGCTGGAACATTAAGAAGAAAACGTGACAGCTCAACAATATGGTCCCTGGCTTCGTGCACAACCTATGCTCACTAACATTTTTGATGGCCGAAAGTATGGGGGAAGGCCTAGCCAAAACCACCATCCAAGGTGGCAGCAGGCTGCTTCACAGGGAGGAGATGGTGGTGAAAGTAATTTTGGTAAGGAGGAGAGTAAGGAGAATATTAAGGCTGAAAAACAGGAGTTGCCTTATGAAGAAAATGAGTGTAAGGAAGGTGAGACTAGTTTGGAAAGTGACCAAAGGGAGGGTGCACCATCTCAGGATATACGTTTTTGCAACCTATACACAGCTGTCCAGAATAATAGCCTTTCGGGTGCTATGAAGGAGAAAGATATGGAAAGTAACTCAGCCAAGGAGGGAGGGCTACCAGGTCAGAATGAGGGGATCCTTTCCTTTTCTGGACCTTTGACTACAATTAAGGGGGAGTATGTTTGTCATATGGAGGTTGAAAAGGCTGATCCTGTTTTGGTAAGTATCTCTGGAACAGAAGactcttctttttcaaataaaggCATAAGGAATCCTACTACTACAAATACTATGGTGCCACGTGTTTCATCTACCAGGGCCAAGCCAAAAGGATCCACGTGGAAGAGAAGGGCACGAGGTGTTAGGCTTGACCAAACAATTGCCGAGGTGGAACCTAAGATAGGTAATAAGAGAAACAAGGCTAAAGCACCTGCTGAGTCTGGCAGTGATCTGAAGAAGAACAAGTCTGCAGAAGGAGTGACACTCAATAGTAATGGAGCTAAGTTGGTGGAGGCTGCAATGCAGCTCCACCAACAGCCATGATAGGCCTTAGTTGGAACTgtagagggcttgggaaccctcgtacAGTTAGGGAACTTCACATGTGGGTGAAGACAAAGTGGCCCAAGttagttttcttaatggaaactaaGTGTGGAAGGGATAGAGTGGAGGCTGTCAGGAATTCTCTGGGTTTTGATGCCAGCTTTGTGGTGGACAGCAGAGGCCTTAGTGGGGGGCTTGCTCTTTTATGGCATAGTTCAGATGTCATTCTTTTGGATTCCTTTTCCCAGCATCACATTTCAGTAACAATAAAGAGGGAAGAGGATAATGAGGAATTATTGTTTACAGGTTTCTATGGACACCCTTTAACTGCTTAAAGAGAAGGGAGTTGGCAATTGTTAAGGAGGTTAAAACCAATAGAGTCTAAAGCATGGTTTTgtgttggtgattttaatgagctGCTGTTTCAACATGAGAAGCAAGGCTCTACAAGCAGGCCTTACCAACAGATGGAAAGATTTAGGGCAGCTGTGGAAGACTGTGGCCTAAGTGATTTAGGCTATGAAGGGTCTAAGTTTACATGGTGTAATAACAGGGAGGGGTTTCAATTTACTAAGGAGAGATTGGACCGTGCCTTTGGCAATATGGCTTGGAATAGAAAGTTCAGTAACTCTAAGATCACTGTTTTGGCAGCACAGACCTCTGACCATAGCCCTATTTTATTTTCCATGGTTTTTAGGTCTGAGGAGAGGGTTTCTCAAGGGGGTGGTAGCAGGAAATTGTTCAGGTATGAAGCTAGCTGGGACCAGAGGGAAGATTGCAGGGGTATCATTCAAAATAGCTGGTTGCAACAACAACACAGGCATGGTTCTTATTTGCACAagtttcaacataatttaaggAGGTGTAAGGACTCTTTACTGTCATGGAATAAGACTACAGTATGCAAGTTTAGAAAAGAAGTCCAAGCTAAGCTACAGCACCTCTCAAGGCTCCAAAACCTCAATGTAGGAGACCATACAGTGGCTGTGAAGCAAATTCAAAAAGAGGTTGATAAGCTACTAGAGGAGGACAATATAAAGTGGAAGCAAATGGCAAAACAGCTATGGCTCAAAGATGGGGATAGAAATACCAAGTTTTTCCATCATTGTGCAAACCAGAGAAGAAAAGTGAATGTGATAAGGcaaataaagaaagaagatggCAGTTTTGTGTGCAGGGTTGAAGACATTGCTGAAACCTTCTGTATATACTTTCagaatcttttttcttcttctaatcCTGTTAATATTGCAGAATGCTTGCATAAGGTGGAGCCTAAGGTTGATGAGGAGATGAATAGCATGCTATCCAAAGAATTCACAAAGGAAGAAGTCTATGCAGCTTTGTTCCAAATGAACCCTCTGGGGTCGCCTGGCCCAGATGGGTTCTCAGCTGTTTTCTATCAAAAACACTGGGAAACAGTTGGAGATGATCTTACAAAAGCTGTTCTCGAGGTGCTTAATTCTTCAGGTGAGGTGGGGAGCATTAATGAGACATATATTGTACTGATTCCTAAGATTAAAAAGCCACAAACTGTGTCTGATTTTAGGCCTATCTCATTGTGTAATGTCCTTTATAAAGTGATTTCCAAGGTCCTTGCTAATAGGCTTAAACTCATTCTGCCTCGGATCATTTCCCATACACAAAGTGCTTTTGTGCCCGGGAGATTGATTATTGATAATGTTATTGTGGCTTTTGAGACCTTGCATTGAATGCACTTGAGGGGGAAGGGCAATCAGGGCTATATGGCtttgaagttggatatgagcaaggcttatgatagagtggagtggaGGTTTTTGGCTGAAGCTATGAGCAAGTTGGGTTTTAATCCTAGATGGATTAGATTGGTGATGCAGTGTGTGGAATCTGCCTCCTACTCTCTCCTTATCAATGGTTCTCCTCAAAGCTGGTTCAAACCTTCTAGGGGcataagacaaggggatcctttatCCCCTTATCTATTCATTATAGTAGCTGAGGTTCTTAGCTCTCTCTTGAACCATGCTGAGTCAGTCAAGCAGATCCATGGCTTTCCTATAGGCAGAGGTAGCTTCAGCATTAACCATCtcttttttgctgatgatagcctGTTGTTTTGTCGAGCTAATGCTATGGAGTGGGCAAAAATTCTTGAATTGCTTAGTCTTTATGAGAGGGCTTCAGGTCAGAAGCTCAATTCAGATAAAACTTCTATTTTCTTCAGCAAAAACACTAAAAGGTTGACTAAAGAGCATATTTTGGGGATGGCTGGCCTTAGATCTACCTCTTGTTATGAAAGATATTTGGGATTGCCTGCTCTTGTTGGGAAGTCAAGGTTCAAAGCTTTTGAAGGTTTGCTGGACAGGGTAAGGTCTCGAGTTACTCAATGGAAACATAAGTTGCTGTCCTTTGCAGGGAAGGAAGTACTCTTAAAAGCTGTTATACAAGCCCTCCCTACTTACTGTATAGGGGTTTTTAAATTGCCTAAAGTGCTTCTTAAAGAGCTTAACAGGGTCATgcatagattttggtggggacaaCAACAACAGGAGCACAAAATTCATTGGGTTTCATGGCAACAAATGGGGAAAGCTAAGGCTAGTGGAGGCTTAGGCTTTAGAGAACTGGAAAGTTTTAATTTGGCTTTATTGGCCAAACAAGGTTGGAGGATATTACAGTACCCTGATTCTCTGGCTTCACAGGTTCTGAAAAGGAAGTACTTTCCATCTGCTGGTTTTCTTGATGCAAAGGTGGGATCAAGGGCTTCTTTTCTGTGGAGGAGCATATGTGCAGCAAGGAATTTAGTAGAGAAAGGGTCTTTTTGGAGGATTGGTAATGGTGCAGACACGTTAATATGGCAACATAGGTGGTTACCAACTCCTACAAGCCACAGAATTCAGTCACCTATCAGAGGCTTACCTGCAACTGCTAAGGTGGCTGATCTCATAGATGTTGGCTCTAAGAAATGGAATAAGGAACTGGTAGATGAAGTTTTTACTGAAGCTGAAGCTGCTGTTGTGCATAAGATCCCCATTAGCTCAACTGGATCAAGTGACAAATTGATCTGGCTGGGTACTAAAGATGGAGCTTTTTTAGTTAAGAGTGCATACCACCTACAAATGGAACTTGATAATAGGCTTAAAGGACAGACTTCTTCAGGGGCACCTTTGACACTAGCATGGACCTCATGCTGGAAAATTGGTATtccttgtgacgcccccaaatccccacgcccgaacacagggaaatcgagacgtctggatggtgacaacccgggtcaccatcccatcgacgggtgccaagtgtgtgcaaaagcaacaaatgtgcacaaaaaaacatgcagcggataacgaaagtcataactaagtaccagaatttttcttaacgtaatacaagctgtttaaaacatacataaataaaatattacaaaaacacaaatacagttttaaaccaaatataaatcatagcatcagcaacccggcggagccgcatcctcgggctcagcctcctcctcttcgtcctccaactctgtaCCAAacgctacggaaccaaaaatggtaccgcaggtaagtaaaacccaaacactaccagataaaaacacatatagaactcaaacaatatgcatgaaacatgcccaatgcacaaagcccataaaacataattttctacacacgccaaaaaacccatttggcccaaaaacacatcctttccgaaaaacacgccaaaagtcacatttggcctttatccgtctcaaaccattagccatattaaccgtatgcatcatgacctcccctaggggtcatccgcacaccctggctccagtgccacaccgcagagtaccaccacgcatgtgacacctaacgagcgatgcccagttccgtgtccggcgcgttcgtagccaagcaacccctagcccccgctcccatcgtctagcgacaactcaggggacatcactcagtttattccgctcccgagtgaccagaggagctccaccgggataataccccatcccggcttggggtcgtgatacacacgcacccgtaagaccacttacgccaatacacaggcttttcacacttaaacaaacacacacgtgcatgcaccatataatgccataacaatgcacaaaaataaccaaccaacgtaaatcaataaaacaagtaactccgtcctccatccatccgacccccgaactcctcggactcagtccggaatcagccaaccaacagataaatatttattgaatgagaaaaatatatttaaatctaaaagtagagtttggaaaatacttacagtgctatatggaaattttagaaaacacgaggcgttgcaaacggcggcgaaaaagcaacgtcacagtgaaaattcactgtggccgtgggttgtgaaaaacccacttttgaacagggataaactagggcttgggattgatagggaatggtctagggatgattgtgaagctattggaagtggtggttggccgcgggtggcggcgaaatcgccggaaagaggccggatttcccaaaaaggaaagctagctcgtaggagctgttccggtggtcgttggaggccggaaataggtgggttaggacggcaagggaccggtgatgaagtggtgaagaaatggtggccggaggtggagcgacggcggcggatcggagccaaagccgtgcgggctttaaggaggattttcggccaaacggccggccggttgggggtgagtttcggtggggaggtgcgccggagggagacgaagcgaatgggaccggcggtgagccgcacggtggccggacggcggtataCCGGGGAGTTGaagcttccggcgtgagggagagagaagagagagagagagaccggggggggctcgagcgggaaagaagagaggaaaaagaaaagaaagaaaaaaagaaaaagaaaggaaaaagaaagaaggaaaaagagaaaaaggaaaaagaaaaggaaaaagggaaatagatgcagggaaaagacgaggtctaa from Carya illinoinensis cultivar Pawnee chromosome 6, C.illinoinensisPawnee_v1, whole genome shotgun sequence includes:
- the LOC122312663 gene encoding uncharacterized protein LOC122312663, encoding MALKLDMSKAYDRVEWRFLAEAMSKLGFNPRWIRLVMQCVESASYSLLINGSPQSWFKPSRGIRQGDPLSPYLFIIVAEVLSSLLNHAESVKQIHGFPIGRGSFSINHLFFADDSLLFCRANAMEWAKILELLSLYERASGQKLNSDKTSIFFSKNTKRLTKEHILGMAGLRSTSCYERYLGLPALVGKSRFKAFEGLLDRVRSRVTQWKHKLLSFAGKEVLLKAVIQALPTYCIGVFKLPKVLLKELNRVMHRFWWGQQQQEHKIHWVSWQQMGKAKASGGLGFRELESFNLALLAKQGWRILQYPDSLASQVLKRKYFPSAGFLDAKVGSRASFLWRSICAARNLVEKGSFWRIGNGADTLIWQHRWLPTPTSHRIQSPIRGLPATAKVADLIDVGSKKWNKELVDEVFTEAEAAVVHKIPISSTGSSDKLIWLGTKDGAFLVKSAYHLQMELDNRLKGQTSSGAPLTLAWTSCWKIVCDQDTIELFAVIARSIWYRRNQFIFKGTFDHPSVLVDKARDLIYQLRSVQFSSKTSSRMSATPTVSWSPPPIGQVKINWDAALSESKGRAGFGIVAQDHEGRGALYAAELATELGLHSVILEGDSRQVVLSLQQQRTRHDRVGMILSDTKKRCGNEFAHNLAKGSLILEPDDGKFFVHPDCNRFAVLAS